The Herminiimonas arsenitoxidans sequence ACTTCTTCTTTGTGACGCCTCGTTTTTCATTTGCGATCAGCGATGTGCAGTATCTGGTGACTTTTTCCGTATTGCTGGTGGTTGGTTTGATCGTTGGTCAACTGACTTCAGGTTTGCGCTTTCAAGCGAAAATTGCCTCGCATCGTGAAGGACGCGCACGTGCCTTGTATGAATTCGCACGCGAACTGTCGGGTGCCTTGCAAGCCGAACAAGTGTTCGAAACGACACAATCGTTTATCCAGCGTACGTTCCGAGCTAAAGCAATATTGTTGCTACCGGATGATGTCGCACGTTTGCAGACGCCTAGACATGGTGATGTCGATAAGAACGATGAGCTGGATATAGGCATTGCGCAATGGGCGTTTGATCGCGCAACACCAGCCGGGATGGGAACGGATACGTTGCCGGGTAGTAGCTATTTTTATCTGCCTCTGGTTGCACCTATGCGCACACGTGGCGTACTGGCGATCAAGCCGGAAAATCGGCGCTGGATACTGATACCGGAACAACGACAGCAACTTGATACCTTCGCAGCACTGGCCGCGATTGCGCTGGAACGTGTGCATTACATTGAAGTAGCACAAGATGCCTTGCTGAAGATGGAGTCGGAACGTTTACGCAATTCCTTGCTGGCGGCGATTTCACACGATCTACGCACGCCGTTGACGGCATTGGTTGGTTTGTCCGAGTCGCTCACGATGTCCAAGCCGCCATTGGCTGCGACGCAGAAAGAGCTGGCAGATGCCTTGCACGAAGAAGCTTTACGTATGGGCAATCTGGTTTCCAACTTGCTGGATATGGCGCGCATCCAGAGTGGTGAAGTCAAACTCAATTTGCAATGGCTGCAGTTTGAAGAAGTGGTTGGCAGCGCATTGCGTGCCAGCCAGTCTGTCCTGACCAAACATGAAGTGCAAACCAAACTGGCGCGTGACTTGCCGCTGGTTCTGTTCGATGCGGTATTGATAGAGCGTGTGCTGTGCAATCTGGTGGAAAATGCGAGCAAGTACACGCCGCCCGGTTCGCGCATCGTGATTGCAGCAGAAGTCGGCGGCCAGTATCTTGATGTCGCAGTCTACGATAATGGGCCAGGATTGCCAGCTGGCCAGGAAGAAAGTATCTTTGAAAAATTTACTCGTGGTGAGCGTGAATCAGCGACGCCGGGAGTCGGCCTGGGGTTGGCAATTTGCCGCGCCATTATTGAGGCGCATCATGGAGCTATCCGGGCAGGGCGTTCACCGGAAGGTGGCGCATCTATCATCTTCACATTGCCTTTAGGCACGCCTCCAGCCATGCCGGACATGGATGAAAGCGAAATGAATATTCAAGATCCAACACCATGAGCGAATCCGCACCAATAGCATTGCTGGTTGAAGATGAGCCACAGATCCGGCGCTTCGTACGCGCCGCGATGGAAGAAGAGGGCTGGCAAGTTTTTGAGACCGAGACAATCAAGCGTGGCTTGATTGACGCCGGTACGCGTAAGCCGAATCTGATCATTCTCGATCTCGGCCTGCCGGATGGCGATGGCATAGACTTCATACTGGATATCCGCAAATGGTCACCAGTGCCGATTATCGTGCTCTCGGCGCGTACCAGTGAAACCGACAAGATCAAGGCACTCGATGCAGGCGCTGACGATTACCTGGTCAAGCCTTTTGGCGTAGGGGAATTGCTGGCGCGCGTACGTTCGACGGTTAGACGGCATCGTCGTTTGGATACCGACGTACAAGGAGCGATACAGTTTGGTGACGTCAAGGTAGACCTGAACGCAAGGCTGGTAACCAAGGCCAATCAGATGGTGCATCTGACACCAACTGAATATCGTCTGCTGACTGTACTGGTCGCGAACGCGGGACGCGTCGTGACGAATCCGCAATTGCTGCGCGAAGTGTGGGGGCCATCGCATTCAGAAAGCGGCCATTACCTACGCATCTATATGGGACATTTACGGCAGAAGCTGGAAGATGATCCTGCCCAGCCACGCTATTTGTTAACCGAAACTGCGGTTGGCTATCGCTTGCTGCTGCCTATCTAAGGTGGCATCGTTTCAATGCAGTCGTATTCGATCTGCATTGAAACACTACACAGCTAGACAATAATTACGTTCTCAAGCCGCGGTCAGTAGGTAAGTCCCGACTGCAGCAATCCCAACACCACCGATACGCACAACCTTGTCCGCCATTTGCTTGCCGGCAAACAAACCGATCAGCAAACCAGTTGCGTGCAATATTGCGGTGGCGAGTATAAAGCCAGCGCCGTACAGTGCAGCCGACGAACCATGCGGCAACTCCGTACCATGCGCATAACCGTGAAACAGTGCGAACACGGAAACGATTACAGTGCTGGCCCACAGCGGCATCTTGATCGCGAACGCAATCAACAGACCGAGTACGGCAACGGAAGCGGCAATGCCGGTTTCAATCGCAGGAATTTGCACGCCGCCGATTGCCAGCAAGGCACCAGCTACCATCATCAAGGGAAATGCCAGCGGCAATACCCACAAGGCGGAACGCTTGTTTTGAGCAGCCCACAAACCAACCGCCAGCATCGCCAGCAAATGATCGATGCCGGAGAACGGATGCGAGAAGCCCGAGCTAAAGCTCATGGTGCTGCTCATCATCGCTTCAGGATGATCTGGATGGGCCAGTGCGCTGCCGACGGCGAGCAAGGTGATGGCAAACGTGGCTGCACGTGCAGCGGTTTTGTTAGAGATGCGGAACATGTGTTTTTCCTTCAGATAAATCGGTCTAGTTGCTATGCGGATAGCAAGCACGGAATATAAAAATCAAACTTTCTGCTTCTCATCCAGCAAGCCTTGCTTGCGTATGTATTCGATGACTGTTTCCACACCGTCGCCACTACGCAAATTGGTGAAGACGAAAGGACGGTCGCCGCGCATCCGTTTTGCATCCTGCGCCATGATGTCCAGATTGGCGCCGACGTAGGGTGCGAGGTCAGTCTTGTTGATGATCAGTAAATCGGAACGCGTGATGCCGGGGCCGCCTTTGCGCGGGATTTTTTCGCCGCCGGCAACGTCGATTACGTAGATCGTCAAATCGGATAATTCTGGACTGAAGGTTGCTGCCAGATTATCGCCACCGGATTCCACCAGGATCAAATCGAGATCAGGGAAGTCGGCGCTCATGCGTGCAATCGCTTCCAGATTGATCGAGGCATCTTCACGGATCGCAGTGTGCGGGCAGCCGCCGGTTTCTACGCCCATCAGACGTTCTGCCGGCAGCGCATCGGCGCGCAGCAGGATTTCCATGTCTTCCTTGGTGTAGATGTCATTGGTGATGACGGCCATGTCGTAACGGTCACGCATGCGCTTGCACAGCATTTCGCACAGCGCGGTCTTGCCGGAGCCAACCGGGCCGCCGATGCCGACACGTAATGGATTGGATGTGGAGGAGTTGCTCATAGTTTTATCAATCAAAAATTTAAATCAGAAACGAAATCAGGAGCGAGGTTAGGAACGATACAGACGACTGTATTGCACTTCATGTTGCATAGACAGCAGCGATAATCCGGGTGACCAATTCGATAATTCTTCATCTGGTAATTGCTGTGCCAGTTGCGCAGCACCTTCCAGTTCTGCTTGTAGTGACAAGAGCAAGCGTTGTCCGGCAACTTGTCCTAGCGGTACAGATTTGACGCATACCAGTACTTGATTCTCGGCCCAGGAAAACAGCATGCCGAGCAAGGCAGCTTCAGGCGGCACCTTCAAGGTAACTGCCGCATAAGCCAATGCAGTTGGCAATGGCACCTCGGTTTGCGCTTGTAGCAGCGCCAGCAATTCGGCATCGCCTAGTTGCAGGTCGCTGCACAGTTTTCCTAGTGAGTAGCCCATCTGTATGGTTTCGGCACGAAATTCTGCGGTGTCGCGTGCGGCAATAAAGCGTTCTGTCCATAGGCTCACAGCAACTGCATCGCGATCTGAAAACGCCTGCAGCAAACGCCACAGCACAGGCGCCTCAAAACGAGCGACCACTTCATGCAGTACATCGACAATCCAGCGTTTGGCGCTGGCTTCGTCCTTGACGGTGCCGTTTTCTATTGCCGCTTCCAACCCTTGCGAATAGCTGTACGCGCCTATCGGCAGCGATGGGCTACTCAGTTGCAAGAGATGGAGCAGGGCTTGCGCTTGCATGTCTTATTCCGATTTGTCGCTGGGACGATGTATCTTTTGGCGCAGAGGAATCGGCGCCAGTGGATGATGGCCATCGTCGCCGTGATGGTGATGACCGCCGCCGTAGGCGCCGGATTCCGGTTCGAAGGCTGCCAGTTCTTCCTGCACTTTCGCGCCCAGGCCTTCCAGCATTTCCTTCAAGACAGCGTCTTTGCGTATGCGCAAAAAGCCGTTGCCGTTTTCATTGCCGATTTGTGCTTGCGTATGGCGATTGCCGAGATGGAAGGCGCAACGCAATAGATGGTGTGGCGTCTGGCCTTCGACACGATACGTCGGTTCTTTGGCAGCAGTGATTTTCACGACACGGCCATCGTCGCCGCGCAGAATATCGCCGTCGCGCAGGATGGTGCCGCGTACGGTGAAAACAGCAACTTCTTCGCCGGAGCTCATGGTGGCGCGCAAGCGACTTTTTTCGCGCTGGTCGTAGGGCAGTATCAGCTCGCCATCTATGCGTTCGGCTTGGTCTATTTTGGTGTTTAGGGTCAGCATGGTTGTTCTTAAAATAAAAAGTAACGTTGTGCCAGCGGCAAAATCTTGGCCGGTTCACATATCAGCAACTCGCCATCGGCGCGCACTTCATAGGTTTCTGGATCGACTTCCATCTTCGGCGTAGCACCGTTGTGGATCATGTCGCGCTTGCGCAGATTGCGCATATTCTTGACTGCAACCACAGGTTTGTTCAGCTTCAGCATGTCGCCGATGCCAGCATCAAAGGCTGATTGCGAGACAAAGGTCATCGACGTTTTCAAGCCGCCGCCGTAAGCGCCGAACATCATGCGGTAATGCACAGGTTGCGGTGTCGGGATAGATGCATTCGGATCGCCCATCTGCGCTGCTGCGATCATGCCGCTTTTCAAAATCATCGATGGTTTGACGCCGAAAAAGGCTGGCTTCCACAACACGATGTCGGCGACTTTACCGACTTCCAACGAACCGACCACGTGCGAAATGCCGTGCGTGATCGCCGGATTGATCGTGTACTTGGCGATATAGCGCTTGACGCGGAAATTGTCGTTGCGCGATGGATCTTCCGACAGCGAGCCACGCTGCACCTTCATCTTGTGTGCAGTTTGCCAGGTGCGCATGATGACTTCACCTACACGTCCCATTGCCTGCGAATCGGATGACATCATCGAGATTGCACCTATGTCATGCAGGATGTCTTCGGCAGCGATCGTTTCGCGTCGTATCCGCGATTCTGCAAAGGCAACGTCTTCTGCAATCGCCGAATCGAGATGGTGGCAGACCATCAACATGTCCAGATGTTCATCCAGCGTGTTGATGGTGAAAGGACGAGTCGGGTTGGTCGAAGACGGCAAGACATTGTCCTGGCCGACGGCCGCGATGATGTCTGGCGCATGCCCGCCGCCTGCTCCTTCGGTATGGAAGGTATGGATGGTGCGGTCCTTGAATGCTGCCAGTGTGTGTTCGAGGAAGCCACCTTCGTTCAGCGTGTCGCTATGGATGGCAACCTGCACATCGAGACGATCGGCCACTGATAGGCAATTGTCGATAGCGGCTGGCGTCGAACCCCAGTCTTCATGCAACTTGAGACCGATGGCACCAGCATGTACCTGTTCTTCCAGCGGCGTCGGCAAACTGACATTGCCCTTGCCCAGAAAGCCCAGATTCATAGGGAAGGCATCCGCTGCCGAGAGCATTGAATGAATGTGCCATGGTCCTGGTGTACAAGTCGTTGCCGCGGTGCCGACTGCAGGGCCGGTGCCGCCACCCAACATGGTGGTAACGCCGCTCATCAGCGCTTCTTCGATTTGCTGCGGGCAGATGAAATGGATATGCGAATCGATGCCGCCAGCAGTGACGATCATGCCTTCACCGGCGATGATCTCGGTTGCACCGCCGATGGCCATCGTGACATCCGGCTGTATATCGGGATTGCCGGCTTTGCCGATGCCGGCGATCTTGCCACCCTTGAGGCCGATGTCGGCCTTGACGATGCCCCAATGATCGACGATCAAGGCATTGGTGATGACGGTATCCATCACGTCTTTATAGTTGCGCTGCGATTGGCCCATGCCGTCACGGATTACCTTGCCACCGCCGAACTTTACTTCTTCACCATAGGTGGTGAAATCTTTCTCGACTTCGATGAACAATTCGGTATCTGCCAGACGCAGACGATCGCCTGTAGTCGGTCCGAATATTTCAGCGTAAGCCTGACGCGATATCTTGCTCATTATTTGCTTTCCTTCTTGTCCAGCGTGCCCATGACTTTGGCATTGAAGCCGTAAACCTTGCGGTCACCGGCAAGTGCAACCAGTTCTACCGTGCGTTGCTGACCGGGCTCGAAACGGACTGCCGTGCCAGCTGTGATATTCAGGCGCATGCCGTAAGCGATTTCGCGCTCGAATTGCAATGCGGGATTGGTTTCGTAAAAGTGAAAATGCGAACCGACCTGGATAGGACGGTCGCCGCTGTTGGCAACGCGGACGGTGGCAGTAGCACGCCCGACATTGAGTTCGATATCGCCGGGTTCAACCAGCATTTCTCCTGGGATCATGTCTGGCTCCTTAAGGAATAGGGTGGTGAACGGTCACCAGCTTGCTGCCGTCAGGGAAGGTCGCTTCGACCTGAATGTCGGGAATCATTTCAGCCACGCCTTCCATTACATCGGCGCGCGTCAGTATCTTGGCACCGTCAGACATCAATTCCGCCACGGTCTTGCCATCACGTGCGCCTTCCATGATGGCGGCCGTAATCAGCGCAATCGCTTCCGGATAATTCAATTTCAGGCCGCGTGCCATGCGTCGTTCCGCCAGTAGTGCGGCGGTAAAGATCAGCAATTTGTCTTTTTCTCTTGGTGTCAGTTGCATAAATTCTCCAAAGCTTACTTAGGTGTTCCAGATGCGCGGTACTACCGCATCGCGTTGCATTAATTCAGGACGTATACGTTGCCATGCACGCGTCATCCACAGTCTGGCCGTTTCACTGGAGTGACCGAGGTAGCGCGCTACCAGTACCTGTTTGATTTGTGTCGCGCCGCTGCGGCCGTCTTGCGCAATCTCGGCTGATTCTTCTCGCAGTGCATTGAGGAAAGCGCCATTCATGGTTTTTCCGACGGCAATCAAGGTGGCACAGACGGTATAGCCGGCTAGTGATAAAGGGCTGGTCATCGATGTGCTCTTGGCCTGCAGAGCGCCTTGTTCAAACCACAGTAATTTGCCATCGCGCCGTATGCTGGTGCGTTGCGCGATGCGGCCGTTGTCGAAGGATTCGCCCGAGGCTGTGCGGCCAAAGCAGAGAATTTCACCGCCTATGTACAGTGCGTCGGCAGCCAGGGATACATTGTGTTCCAGCCTGACGTCGGCATCGTTGAAGAAAATGGTTTCTTGCGGTAGCCACTCCAACTTTGCCTGCGTGCCGACTTCCAGTGTGACTTGCTGTTGTGACAGATGGCCGTTGGAGCGATACCACTTGCCTGCACCGGGTGTCGTCAGCAGCGCATGCGCGCAGTCGCCGACACGGGCGTTGATCGTTAATTGATCGCCACCGACGATGCCGCCGGGCGGATGCACGATAATGGCGTGACAAACGGCAGGGTGTTCCGGATACAGCGGTTTTTGCACACGCAAAGGGCCGTAGTGACTGCGTTCGGTCATGCGTGTGGTACCTGCATCGTCGGTAAATCCGAGTGACAGCCGCGCCTGATTGTGACGAGCAGACGCAGGATGCGCGTTGCTCGTATCAGCGGGAGTGACTGGATCATTGATGCGTTTCATGAAAAATGTTGATCTCTAGTGAAGTGCAAAGTCGGCCGAATGAAGTACTTTTATAGCAAACTTATTATAA is a genomic window containing:
- a CDS encoding urease subunit beta, producing the protein MIPGEMLVEPGDIELNVGRATATVRVANSGDRPIQVGSHFHFYETNPALQFEREIAYGMRLNITAGTAVRFEPGQQRTVELVALAGDRKVYGFNAKVMGTLDKKESK
- a CDS encoding urease subunit gamma, whose protein sequence is MQLTPREKDKLLIFTAALLAERRMARGLKLNYPEAIALITAAIMEGARDGKTVAELMSDGAKILTRADVMEGVAEMIPDIQVEATFPDGSKLVTVHHPIP
- the ureC gene encoding urease subunit alpha, which gives rise to MSKISRQAYAEIFGPTTGDRLRLADTELFIEVEKDFTTYGEEVKFGGGKVIRDGMGQSQRNYKDVMDTVITNALIVDHWGIVKADIGLKGGKIAGIGKAGNPDIQPDVTMAIGGATEIIAGEGMIVTAGGIDSHIHFICPQQIEEALMSGVTTMLGGGTGPAVGTAATTCTPGPWHIHSMLSAADAFPMNLGFLGKGNVSLPTPLEEQVHAGAIGLKLHEDWGSTPAAIDNCLSVADRLDVQVAIHSDTLNEGGFLEHTLAAFKDRTIHTFHTEGAGGGHAPDIIAAVGQDNVLPSSTNPTRPFTINTLDEHLDMLMVCHHLDSAIAEDVAFAESRIRRETIAAEDILHDIGAISMMSSDSQAMGRVGEVIMRTWQTAHKMKVQRGSLSEDPSRNDNFRVKRYIAKYTINPAITHGISHVVGSLEVGKVADIVLWKPAFFGVKPSMILKSGMIAAAQMGDPNASIPTPQPVHYRMMFGAYGGGLKTSMTFVSQSAFDAGIGDMLKLNKPVVAVKNMRNLRKRDMIHNGATPKMEVDPETYEVRADGELLICEPAKILPLAQRYFLF
- a CDS encoding HupE/UreJ family protein, producing MFRISNKTAARAATFAITLLAVGSALAHPDHPEAMMSSTMSFSSGFSHPFSGIDHLLAMLAVGLWAAQNKRSALWVLPLAFPLMMVAGALLAIGGVQIPAIETGIAASVAVLGLLIAFAIKMPLWASTVIVSVFALFHGYAHGTELPHGSSAALYGAGFILATAILHATGLLIGLFAGKQMADKVVRIGGVGIAAVGTYLLTAA
- the ureE gene encoding urease accessory protein UreE; its protein translation is MLTLNTKIDQAERIDGELILPYDQREKSRLRATMSSGEEVAVFTVRGTILRDGDILRGDDGRVVKITAAKEPTYRVEGQTPHHLLRCAFHLGNRHTQAQIGNENGNGFLRIRKDAVLKEMLEGLGAKVQEELAAFEPESGAYGGGHHHHGDDGHHPLAPIPLRQKIHRPSDKSE
- a CDS encoding urease accessory protein UreF, coding for MQAQALLHLLQLSSPSLPIGAYSYSQGLEAAIENGTVKDEASAKRWIVDVLHEVVARFEAPVLWRLLQAFSDRDAVAVSLWTERFIAARDTAEFRAETIQMGYSLGKLCSDLQLGDAELLALLQAQTEVPLPTALAYAAVTLKVPPEAALLGMLFSWAENQVLVCVKSVPLGQVAGQRLLLSLQAELEGAAQLAQQLPDEELSNWSPGLSLLSMQHEVQYSRLYRS
- the kdpE gene encoding two-component system response regulator KdpE, with protein sequence MSESAPIALLVEDEPQIRRFVRAAMEEEGWQVFETETIKRGLIDAGTRKPNLIILDLGLPDGDGIDFILDIRKWSPVPIIVLSARTSETDKIKALDAGADDYLVKPFGVGELLARVRSTVRRHRRLDTDVQGAIQFGDVKVDLNARLVTKANQMVHLTPTEYRLLTVLVANAGRVVTNPQLLREVWGPSHSESGHYLRIYMGHLRQKLEDDPAQPRYLLTETAVGYRLLLPI
- the ureG gene encoding urease accessory protein UreG; translated protein: MSNSSTSNPLRVGIGGPVGSGKTALCEMLCKRMRDRYDMAVITNDIYTKEDMEILLRADALPAERLMGVETGGCPHTAIREDASINLEAIARMSADFPDLDLILVESGGDNLAATFSPELSDLTIYVIDVAGGEKIPRKGGPGITRSDLLIINKTDLAPYVGANLDIMAQDAKRMRGDRPFVFTNLRSGDGVETVIEYIRKQGLLDEKQKV
- a CDS encoding urease accessory protein UreD; translated protein: MKRINDPVTPADTSNAHPASARHNQARLSLGFTDDAGTTRMTERSHYGPLRVQKPLYPEHPAVCHAIIVHPPGGIVGGDQLTINARVGDCAHALLTTPGAGKWYRSNGHLSQQQVTLEVGTQAKLEWLPQETIFFNDADVRLEHNVSLAADALYIGGEILCFGRTASGESFDNGRIAQRTSIRRDGKLLWFEQGALQAKSTSMTSPLSLAGYTVCATLIAVGKTMNGAFLNALREESAEIAQDGRSGATQIKQVLVARYLGHSSETARLWMTRAWQRIRPELMQRDAVVPRIWNT